The window CGGAGAATTTGTTCCTTTCTACTTGTCTGAAACGATAGGGCCTGCCTATGTCAGGTCCTATCATCTATGGCGAGTGGCGCCGCAGGCGTGGCTATGGGATGGGCGTCGCCATGTAAAAGGAGAGGCTCGCGCTGCAAAGAGCTCTTTTCGACTTAGCTGTTTGCGCCGACTCGCGTTTCCTCCGGGCATTTGGCGACAGTGCTAAATGCCTGTTCCGGCTCCAGAAACACCACATTCACGTCATCAATCAGCCATTCGGCGCCTTCTTGGACATAGGCCAGATAAAAGGTTAACGGTTCCCCGCCGACGCCATAGCCATTGACCGTCAGGCAGCCGCTATCTTCTCCAACCGTGGTGGAATGGGAGTGCTCCCGCAGCATGTAGGCTTTGAATCCCAGCTGTGCGAACGCGGCCTGATCGCCCGCCACTTGGTCGACGACCCGCCGGGAAAAGTACAGCGGATAGTCTGCGCTCAGAGCGTTGGCGTCAACGGCTTCCGCGTACAGGCGATAATTCGGATACAAGGGATCGAGCTTGCCAACGGATGTGCATCCTGTTGCCAGCAGACATAGAATCAGTCCCCAGATTTTCATGCTCAGTTCCCCATGATGTTCCGTAATTGTTCGTCGTAGGCGTGATTGCGTTGCTGCATGGCTTTGGCGGCGCGGCACAGCAGGCCGGAGCAGGAGGTAATCAGCTCCTCCAGATCAAAGCTGCCGCCTACGGTCAGGCTGATCAACCCAATCGAAAAGGTGGCGTTGTACTTGATCAGATTGCCTTCACCATTGGCGAACGAAATGCTCACCCATTTCACCTTGGCGCCAATCGCCTTTAACGCCGGGTCTCCGCTGAAGGTCAACACTCCTGCTGAACCAGACAGCGTCGCCTTACCATCCTGATCCACCGCCAGCTTAAACGGCCCCTTACTCCGCACAATCTTCGCCGTCAGCCCCTTGTCCGTCGAATAAGCCGTTTCGATCAACTTGGCGACAGAAATCTTCAACTCAGCCCGTGTCGGATTCATCTCATATTTCCTTAAAAGCGCGTTAAATTCAATTTTTATTGGCAATAAATATTGCTTTTAAGAAAGTAGAGTAAGAGAAAGCACAAGAGAATCGGTGTTTTGGTTTAAGGAAAAGCGGCTAACCGGAAATGCCGAAAAGCTGGCTTGGTAATTGGGAAAGGAAAATCAATAACTGGGATGGTGATTAAAATTGAATAAATGGATACAAATGGCTTATATATTCGAAAAAAATCGACTTCTCTCTATTTCTATCCTCCGCCTGACAGGGAATGCTGAGGTGTGAAAAAACTAATAATTGTCTTAATTAACTTACATTAAAACACATTTAATATTGTATTTTTCGCCCGCTTGCCATCCACCCGCCACCCAGCCTAAACTAATCGGCACATCTTGTCGGGGTGCCTGGAGTAACAGGCTGAGACCACAACAGTGGGGCCCGTAGAACCTGATCTGGTTAGTACCAGCGTAGGAAACAAGTAGTTCATCAAACGGTTCTTAGCGGCGCTCCATCTTTGTGATGCGGGTCCGATTGCAGACCAAGACGTTGATGCCCTCTCTCCTCCCTGGTGCTACCCCATACAACCAACTAGGAGAGTACTGTGGGCGGCACAATCGATATCAATAAAATCAGCAAACTCAGTGAGTCGGCGCAGGTGGATGCGTTGTCCACACAACCGTTTCCCGCTTCCCAAAAAATCTATGCTGAAGGCAGTCGCCCCGACATCCGGGTGGCGATGCGCGAGATCACGCTGACGCCAACGCCTTTGCAGGATGGCGCTACGGAACAGAACCCGCCGCTGCGGGTATATGATACTTCCGGTCCCTACACGGACCCCGCCGTTGAGATCGACGTGCGACGCGGTTTGCCGCGCATGCGCGAGGCCTGGATCAATGAGCGCGGCGACACCGAACATCTGCACGGCTCTTCTTCGTTTTACGCGCAAAGTCGCGAGCAGAATCTATCCCTGGATAACCTGCGCTTTGAGCATCGTCACGCTCCCCGTAAGGCGCGCGCCGGGGGCAACGTCAGCCAGCTGCATTACGCCCGTAAAGGCATTATTACGCCGGAGATGGAATACATCGCCATCCGTGAAAATCTGGCTCTGGAACAGGCGGAAATCGAGAACGCCATGCGCAGCCAGCATCCCGGCATGAACTTCGGCGCCAACACGCCCCGTTACATCACCCCGGAGTTCGTGCGTCAGGAAGTGGCGGCGGGACGGGCGGTGATCCCCTGTAACATCAATCACCCGGAAGCGGAGCCGATGATCATCGGGCGCAACTTTCATGTGAAAGTGAACGCCAATATCGGCAATTCCGCGGTGACGTCCTCCATCGAAGAGGAAGTAGAAAAACTGGTGTGGGCGACCCGTTGGGGCGCGGATACGGTGATGGATTTATCCACGGGTAAAAATATTCACGAAACCCGTGAGTGGATCATCCGCAACAGCCCGGTTCCTATCGGTACAGTGCCGATTTATCAGGCGCTGGAGAAAGTCGACGGCGTCGCGGAAGACCTCAACTGGGAGGTGTTCCGCGATACGTTAATCGAGCAGGCGGAGCAGGGCGTGGATTACTTTACTATTCACGCCGGCGTGCTGTTGCGATATGTGCCCATGACCGCCAAACGTCTGACCGGCATCGTCTCACGCGGCGGCTCCATCATGGCGAAGTGGTGTCTGGCGCATCACAAAGAAAATTTCCTCTACACCCACTTCGAGGAAATCTGCGAGATTATGAAAGCCTATGACGTCAGCTTCTCGCTGGGAGACGGACTGCGTCCCGGATGTATCGCCGACGCCAATGACGAGGCCCAATTCAGTGAGCTGCGCACGCTGGGCGAGCTGACTGAGATCGCCTGGAAACACGATGTGCAGACCATCATCGAAGGCCCCGGCCATGTGCCCATGCACATGATCAAAGAAAACATGGAAGAGCAGCTCAAGCACTGCAAAGAAGCGCCCTTCTACACCTTAGGGCCGCTGATCACGGACATTTCTCCCGGCTACGACCATTTCAGCTCCGGCATCGGCGCAGCCATGATTGGCTGGTACGGGTGCGCCATGCTGTGTTACGTCACGCCCAAAGAACACTTGGGCCTGCCCAACAAGGACGACGTCAAACAAGGACTGATCGCCTACAAGATCGCCGCCCATGCCGCGGACTTGGCGAAAGGTCACCCGGGCGCGCAATTGCGGGATAACGCTATGTCCAAAGCGCGTTTCGAATTCCGTTGGGAAGACCAGTTCAATATCGCCCTGGACCCGGATACCGCCCGCGCCTATCACGACGAAACCCTGCCGAAAGAAGGCCACAAACTGGCGCACTTCTGCTCCATGTGCGGCCCCAAATTCTGCTCCATGAAAATCACTCAGGATGTGCGCGATTATTCCGCCAAACTGGAGGCCGAGAAGGCGCAGGCTGAGGGCGCGTCGCAGCAGGAAGCGGAGCAGGGCATGCAGGAAATGTCGCAGAAGTACAAAGACGCGGGGCGGCGTCTGTATCATGAAGTCTAAGCTGCGTATCGGCCTCGCCGGCGGCGGCCTGCTCGGGCGCTTGTGCGCCTGGCGGCTGGCGCTGCGCAACCATGAGGTCACTCTGTTTGACGCCGGAGATTTTGAACGGCCTGGTGGCGCCTGCTGGACCGCAGCGGGCATGATTTCTCCTTTGAGCGAGCTGGTGTCCGCAGAGCCGGAGGTCTACCACATGGGCATGCGCAGCCTGGACATCTGGCCCCAGTGGATCGCCGAACTGGAGCGTCAAACCGGTATGTCAGCCAGCTATCGTCAGGCGGGTTCCGTGGTGGTGGCGCACCCGCTGGATAAGGCCGAGCTGGCGCAGTTTCAGTGCGATCTCAACGCCAAGCTTCCCGCCGACGACGCCCTGCAATGGCTTGATCGCGAGGGCGTCGCCAAGTTGGAGCCGGGGCTGGCGGATCACTTTGAGCAGGGCCTTTACCTGCCTTCGGAGGCGGACGTCAACAGTCGCCTGTTGCTTAACGCACTGCTCGCTGCGCTGCGGCAAAGCGGCGTTCGCCTGGTCTCCGATACGCTGGTGGAGTGCTCCGCGCACCGTATGCATTGGAGCAGCGGCAGTGAGCGTTTTGACTGGGTTATCGACGTACGTGGCCTGGGCGCCAGTCGTAATATGACGGGACTGCGTGGCGTGCGCGGAGAGGTCATGATCATTGAAACCTCCGAAGTCAGTCTGAATCGTCCCGTCCGTCTGATGCATCCCCGCTACAAGTTATATGCGGTCCCGCGTTTGAACGGTCAGATCATTATCGGCGCCACGGAAATTGAAAGCGCGGATATGTCGCCGATCAGTTTGCAATCTACTCTGGAGCTGAGCAGCGCTCTGTACGCGTTGAATCCGGCGTTTGCGGAAGCGCGAGTGGTGGAGACCAGCGTCAACTGTCGTCCGGCGTTGCCGGATAACCTGCCCAGGGTGACGCGAGAGCCGGGACTGATCTGCGCCAATGGGTTGTATCGCCATGGCTACCTGCTGGGGCCGGTGGTGGTCGGGCAGGTGCTGGATCAATTTCACAGCGAGAAACAATATGCCGCCTGAAATCGAAATTACGTTGAATGGCGAGCCTGCCCGGGTGCGCGACGAAGCTCTGACCGAGGTGCTACAGGCATGCGGCTACGCGGGCGTTGGTTTCGCCGTCGCTATCAATGGCGAGTTTGTACCGCGTTCCGCTTATGCGCAAACCAAAGTGAGCGCAGGCGATCTGGTGGATGTGGTGGCGCCGGTGGCGGGTGGCTGACGCGCCTTGAAACAAGTACAGGTGGCCATCGCCACCGGAGGTAAATCGTGGATAAGCTGTCTCTGTATGGAGAAACTTTTGCGAGTCGTTTGCTGATCGGTTCGGCGCTGTATCCCTCGCCGGCCATCATGTTGGAGGCGGTGCGCGCCAGTGGCGCCGAGATCATTACTTTGTCCCTGCGGCGACAGAATCCGGCGCACCAGGACGGCAAAGTCATTTGGGACTACATCCGCTCCAGCGGCTGCAAGCTGCTGCCCAATACCGCAGGTTGTAAGTCGGCGAAAGAAGCGGTGACGCTGGCGGAAATGTCCCGGGAAATTTTTCAGACGGACTGGCTGAAACTGGAAGTCATTGGCGATGATTACACCCTGCAGCCGGACCCCTATGGACTGGTGGACGCTGCGAAAGAGTTAAGCAAACGGGGCTTCAAAGTGCTGCCCTACTGCACGGAAGACCTGGTGTTGTGTCGCCGCTTGCTGGACGCAGGCTGTGAGGCGCTGATGCCCTGGGGCGCGCCGATAGGCACTGGCCAGGGATTGCTGAACAAATACAACCTGCGCATGTTGCGGGAACGTCTGCCGGATACCCCGATGATCATCGACGCGGGCTTGGGCGCGCCTTCCCATGCGGCGGAAGCGATGGAGATGGGCTTTGACGCCGTGCTGTTGAACACAGCGGTCGCCAAGGCCCATGATCCGGTTGCTATGGGCGGCGCATTCAAACTGGCGGTGGAAGCCGGTCGCGCCGGCTACAACGCAGGCCTGATGCTGGCGCGGCAAACCGCCAGTCCCAGCACGCCCACCATAGGCATGCCTTTTTGGCGGCGGCAGTCGCAATGAGTCATACCTTACGTCACTTTTGCTCATTCGCTTTGAGAGATAACCGCCAACATGACTGACCCGAAGCCGAAAGTATGGATTATCGCCGCCTCAGATAGCGCAGGCGCCTCCGGAGTGCAGGCGGATCTCGCCACATTGCACGGGCTGGATGTCCATGGCGGTGCTGCGATCACCGCCGTTACCGCACAAAATTCGCAGGAGGTTGTCAGCATCAACCCCGTTACCGCGTCAGCCTTGCGGGACCAGTTGCAGGCCCTGCGTGCGGATGGGGAGGCCGCGGCGATTAAGATGGGTCTGCTGGCCGATGCGGAGCAGGTAGAGGTGCTACGGGAGTTTTTGTGCGACTTCTCTGGGTTAGTGGTGCTTGACCCGGTGTTGGGCAGCACCACTGGCGCTGATTTCGGCCTTGCGGTGGCGGCCTTGAAAACGCTGCTCCCTCATGTCGATGTGGTGACGCCGAATATTACAGAAGCGGAGCAGTTAGTGGACATGCGCATCAGCGGGCCGCCGGATATGCTGTCCGCCGCCGGTCGGCTGCGTGAGCTTGGCGCCAAAGGCATCTGGCTCAAAGGCGGCCATTCGGCGCAAGACGGTCCCTGTCTGGATTTGGTATGGCTGTCGGAGCAACCCAGCTGGTTTGCGCAACCGCGTTTATCCGTACGTCATAGCCGCGGCACCGGCTGTACGCTCGCCAGCGCATTGGCGGCTTTTGTCGCTCGTGGAGAAGCGCTGACGGATGCGGCGGCGTTGGCCAGCGCTTATGTGAGACAGGGGCTGCGTCAGGGATACGCTATCGGCCCTGGGCCTGGCCCCATTGCGCGCCTGGGCTGGCCGACACAGATGACGGATTTTCCCAGAATTGTCGATCGCCTGGATTGGCTGGACTATTCCGCTTTTCCCGATTGCGGCGCATCGCCTTTGGGATTGTATCCGGTGGTGGATTCGGTGGAGTGGCTGCGTAAGTTATTACCGCTAGGGATTGACACCTGTCAGTTGCGCATCAAAAGCGATGACCTGACGTTGTTGGAGGCGGCCATTAAAGAAGCGGCGGAATTAGGCCGGCAATACGGCTGCCGCCTGTTTATCAACGACCACTGGGCGTTTGCGATCAAGCACGGCGCCTATGGCGTGCATTTGGGTCAGGAAGATATTGCGGACGCAGATCTGGACGCCATTCGCGACGCAGGACTGCGCCTGGGTGTCAGCACCCATGGCGACTTCGAGTGGGCCCGCGCGGCGGCGGTAAAGCCAAGCTATATCGCCATTGGCGCGATCTTTCCGACACAAACCAAGGAAGTGCGGATTGTCGGTCTGGAGAAGCTGGCCCGCTGGGCTGCGCTGTTGCAAGATCACTATCCTCTCACCGCGATTGGCGGCATTAATCTTAATAATATAGACGCCGTTCTGAGAACCGGCGTTGAGTCAGTCGCCGTGGTGTCCGCCATTACTCAGGCGCAGGACTTCCGCGAAGCTGTGACGAACCTGAGCCGTAAACTTTTGAAAGGATGGGTATAACCCGGCATTATGCTGCCCCAGTATGATACAGGTCGATGGAACCTTCTGATTTAAAGGAGAAAAGTAGATGGCCTCGATTAATTATGACTGGGAAAAGCTCGCCACTCTTATCGCCAGAACGCCGAACCCGCTGAAATTACGCGACATTGACGTTACAGAGTATGCGTCGCGATGAAATTGCAGTGGTTGTCCGGAGATGAATTGAACAATTTGTGTTCAGGGTCAATACTGAAAGCTCCTGAAATGGAAAATCACAGTATTCGGGATCAACGCAATGACCCTTTCTAGCGGCGAATACAGTCGGAGAACAGGCGTTCTGGGTGTCTTGTTATGTTTGGCGTTGGCCGGTCCGGTTTTCGCCGATTGCGAGCGCCCGCTTTCGGTCGGCTGGGAGTCATGGCGTCCTTACATGTACAAGAACGAGGAAGGGCGCCTGAGCGGCTTGGACATTGAGCTGATTCAGGCGGTGGCGGATCGAATGGGGTGTCAGCTGGAGTTTTCCGAAATCCCTTTCAAACGACATCTGCTGCAATTACGTCAGGGTAAAATTGATCTCGCCACCTCGGTGCAGAAGACGGCGGCGCGTGAAGAATATGCCTGGTTCTCACAGACCTATCGCACCTCCGCCTCCAATCTGATTATCCGCCGCGAAGACGCTGACCGTTACCACTTCAAATCCTTCAAGGAAATGACTCAGAGCCGTTTCAGCCTGGGTGTGACGCGAGGTTATTTCTACGGCGATGACGTCAACAAGTACATTGAGAAAGGCGATGGAAAGCTACATGTCGAAGACGTGGTGTCTGACGAGCTGAACTTGATGAAACTGCTGGCCAAGCGGGTGGACGGCATCTTCGCAGATCCTATTGTGATCTACAGTATGGCGGGAGATCTTGGCAGGAAAGATGAGATTACGATGCATCCCTTAGGCCTTGTTTCCGACACGTTTTACATCATGGGGAGTAAGGCTTCGGTATCGCCGAAAACCATGGAAAACCTGAATCAGGCATTGCAGAGCTTGCAACAGAGCGGTGAGTTCGCCGCCATCGTTAACCACTATCTGGATGGCGGCTGAGGCGCCGCAACAAGGACGCCCCAGCCCGTTACCGATCAGGAAAACACAGTTTCCACTTCTGCTTCGCCGCCGGTCTGCACCTGCCATTGCGACCAGTACATGCCTTTGCGCTCCAGCAGCTGACGATGGTCGCCTTGCTCCACCACTTTGCCGTGATCGACTACTACGATGTTGTCCGCATGGACGATCGTCGAGAGACGATGCGCGATCATCACCACCGTGCGGCCATGGGCAATGTGTTTCAGCGAGCGCTGAATCGCCGCTTCGGTCTCGTTATCGACGGCGCTGGTGGCCTCATCGAGCACCAGAATCGGCGGATCTTTCAATAGCGCGCGCGCCAAAGACAAGCGCTGGCGCTGGCCGCCGGACAGCTTGACGCCACGTTCGCCGACAGCCGTATCCAGACCTTCCGGCAGACGCGCGATGAACTCCCAGGCTTCCGCTGTTTTGGCTGCGGAGATGATTTCTTCTTCACTGGCGGTAGGACGGCCATAGGCGATGTTGTCGCGGATACTGCCTTCAAACAGAAACACATCCTGACTGACCAGACCGATGGCGCCGCGAAGCTCCTTGAGAGGCAGCTGTTCGATAGGCACGCCATCCACCTGGATTGAGCCCTG is drawn from Hahella sp. KA22 and contains these coding sequences:
- the thiO gene encoding glycine oxidase ThiO, which encodes MKSKLRIGLAGGGLLGRLCAWRLALRNHEVTLFDAGDFERPGGACWTAAGMISPLSELVSAEPEVYHMGMRSLDIWPQWIAELERQTGMSASYRQAGSVVVAHPLDKAELAQFQCDLNAKLPADDALQWLDREGVAKLEPGLADHFEQGLYLPSEADVNSRLLLNALLAALRQSGVRLVSDTLVECSAHRMHWSSGSERFDWVIDVRGLGASRNMTGLRGVRGEVMIIETSEVSLNRPVRLMHPRYKLYAVPRLNGQIIIGATEIESADMSPISLQSTLELSSALYALNPAFAEARVVETSVNCRPALPDNLPRVTREPGLICANGLYRHGYLLGPVVVGQVLDQFHSEKQYAA
- the thiE gene encoding thiamine phosphate synthase, giving the protein MTDPKPKVWIIAASDSAGASGVQADLATLHGLDVHGGAAITAVTAQNSQEVVSINPVTASALRDQLQALRADGEAAAIKMGLLADAEQVEVLREFLCDFSGLVVLDPVLGSTTGADFGLAVAALKTLLPHVDVVTPNITEAEQLVDMRISGPPDMLSAAGRLRELGAKGIWLKGGHSAQDGPCLDLVWLSEQPSWFAQPRLSVRHSRGTGCTLASALAAFVARGEALTDAAALASAYVRQGLRQGYAIGPGPGPIARLGWPTQMTDFPRIVDRLDWLDYSAFPDCGASPLGLYPVVDSVEWLRKLLPLGIDTCQLRIKSDDLTLLEAAIKEAAELGRQYGCRLFINDHWAFAIKHGAYGVHLGQEDIADADLDAIRDAGLRLGVSTHGDFEWARAAAVKPSYIAIGAIFPTQTKEVRIVGLEKLARWAALLQDHYPLTAIGGINLNNIDAVLRTGVESVAVVSAITQAQDFREAVTNLSRKLLKGWV
- a CDS encoding thiazole synthase, with product MDKLSLYGETFASRLLIGSALYPSPAIMLEAVRASGAEIITLSLRRQNPAHQDGKVIWDYIRSSGCKLLPNTAGCKSAKEAVTLAEMSREIFQTDWLKLEVIGDDYTLQPDPYGLVDAAKELSKRGFKVLPYCTEDLVLCRRLLDAGCEALMPWGAPIGTGQGLLNKYNLRMLRERLPDTPMIIDAGLGAPSHAAEAMEMGFDAVLLNTAVAKAHDPVAMGGAFKLAVEAGRAGYNAGLMLARQTASPSTPTIGMPFWRRQSQ
- a CDS encoding ABC transporter substrate-binding protein, whose protein sequence is MTLSSGEYSRRTGVLGVLLCLALAGPVFADCERPLSVGWESWRPYMYKNEEGRLSGLDIELIQAVADRMGCQLEFSEIPFKRHLLQLRQGKIDLATSVQKTAAREEYAWFSQTYRTSASNLIIRREDADRYHFKSFKEMTQSRFSLGVTRGYFYGDDVNKYIEKGDGKLHVEDVVSDELNLMKLLAKRVDGIFADPIVIYSMAGDLGRKDEITMHPLGLVSDTFYIMGSKASVSPKTMENLNQALQSLQQSGEFAAIVNHYLDGG
- the thiS gene encoding sulfur carrier protein ThiS, with amino-acid sequence MPPEIEITLNGEPARVRDEALTEVLQACGYAGVGFAVAINGEFVPRSAYAQTKVSAGDLVDVVAPVAGG
- the thiC gene encoding phosphomethylpyrimidine synthase ThiC — translated: MGGTIDINKISKLSESAQVDALSTQPFPASQKIYAEGSRPDIRVAMREITLTPTPLQDGATEQNPPLRVYDTSGPYTDPAVEIDVRRGLPRMREAWINERGDTEHLHGSSSFYAQSREQNLSLDNLRFEHRHAPRKARAGGNVSQLHYARKGIITPEMEYIAIRENLALEQAEIENAMRSQHPGMNFGANTPRYITPEFVRQEVAAGRAVIPCNINHPEAEPMIIGRNFHVKVNANIGNSAVTSSIEEEVEKLVWATRWGADTVMDLSTGKNIHETREWIIRNSPVPIGTVPIYQALEKVDGVAEDLNWEVFRDTLIEQAEQGVDYFTIHAGVLLRYVPMTAKRLTGIVSRGGSIMAKWCLAHHKENFLYTHFEEICEIMKAYDVSFSLGDGLRPGCIADANDEAQFSELRTLGELTEIAWKHDVQTIIEGPGHVPMHMIKENMEEQLKHCKEAPFYTLGPLITDISPGYDHFSSGIGAAMIGWYGCAMLCYVTPKEHLGLPNKDDVKQGLIAYKIAAHAADLAKGHPGAQLRDNAMSKARFEFRWEDQFNIALDPDTARAYHDETLPKEGHKLAHFCSMCGPKFCSMKITQDVRDYSAKLEAEKAQAEGASQQEAEQGMQEMSQKYKDAGRRLYHEV